Proteins encoded together in one Falco biarmicus isolate bFalBia1 chromosome 4, bFalBia1.pri, whole genome shotgun sequence window:
- the COQ7 gene encoding 5-demethoxyubiquinone hydroxylase, mitochondrial, whose protein sequence is MEVAAAAAPAVRCALRRCRAGLRGRWASPAGGVPLRLCSTRVTLEGINKPVIDRIIRVDHAGEYGANRIYAGQMAVLGRSSVGPVIQQMWNQEKDHLKKFNELMVAYRVRPTVLLPFWNVAGFVLGAGSALLGKKGAMACTVAVEESISDHYNSQIRTLIEEDPEKYKELLQVIKQFRDDEREHHDIGLEYDAEAAPAYSILKTAIQLGCKAAIFLSERI, encoded by the exons ATGGAGGTGGCGGCCGCCGCGGCTCCGGCTGTGCGGTGTGCCCTGCGGCGCTGCCGGGCGG GTCTCCGGGGGCGGTGGGCTTCGCCCGCCGGAGGGGTTCCCCTCAGGCTCTGCAGCACGCGGGTGACTCTGGAGGGCATCAACAAGCCCGTCATAGACCGCATCATCCGCGTGGACCATGCCGGGGAGTACGGGGCAAACCGTATTTATGCGGGACAGATGGCCGTCTTGGGCAGGTCCAGCGTGGGGCCCGTTATCCAG cAAATGTGGAATCAAGAAAAAGATCACCTCAAAAAGTTCAATGAACTAATGGTTGCATACAGAGTTCGACCTACTGttcttttgcctttttggaATGTAGCAGGTTTTGTTTTAG GGGCTGGAAGTGCTTTGCTTGGAAAGAAAGGTGCAATGGCTTGCACAGTGGCAGTGGAAGAGAGCATATCGGATCACTACAATAGCCAGATCCGAACTCTTATTGAAGAAGATCCAGAAAAGTACAAAGAACTGTTGCAG GTAATCAAGCAGTTTCGGGATGATGAACGGGAGCACCATGACATTGGTCTCGAGTATGATGCAGAAGCA GCACCAGCTTACTCAATTTTGAAGACAGCTATACAACTTGGATGCAAAGCTGcaatatttttatcagaaaGAATTTAG